From a region of the Desulfuromonas sp. KJ2020 genome:
- a CDS encoding NUDIX domain-containing protein produces MNDRSRPIRQVVTAFLRHQGKILLLKRSDRVRTYRGRWAAVSGSLEEPTPLAQALREIREETGLGEDDLCLVAAAPCQEVVDAELATRWLIHPFLFEVNGSPGVRLDWGHEECRWVEPTELAHHRTVPALAQVLATCLQTEAGSEGD; encoded by the coding sequence ATGAACGATCGGTCTCGGCCGATCCGTCAGGTCGTCACCGCTTTTCTGCGGCACCAGGGCAAGATCCTGCTGCTGAAGCGCAGCGACCGGGTGCGCACCTACCGGGGCCGCTGGGCGGCGGTCAGCGGCTCTCTCGAGGAGCCGACTCCGCTGGCGCAGGCGCTACGGGAGATTCGGGAGGAGACAGGCCTGGGTGAAGACGACCTCTGCCTGGTCGCCGCCGCCCCGTGCCAGGAGGTGGTCGATGCGGAACTGGCGACCCGATGGCTCATTCATCCTTTTCTTTTTGAGGTGAACGGCTCGCCCGGAGTCCGCCTGGATTGGGGGCATGAGGAATGCCGCTGGGTTGAACCGACGGAGCTGGCCCACCACCGGACCGTGCCTGCCCTGGCCCAGGTACTCGCCACTTGCCTGCAGACGGAAGCCGGCAGCGAGGGCGACTGA
- a CDS encoding response regulator: MAKILIIDDDKTFLTFMQGYVAENYPCLEVETRLDPLQGLAAITADLSLLLLDLEMPGMDGGKILAYATAKGLNKNRIIILSGRDADYLHERFPMGCCLAVLNKHEVRQKAVLDMIFSSLQQKGQS; encoded by the coding sequence ATGGCCAAGATCCTGATTATTGACGACGACAAAACGTTTCTCACTTTCATGCAGGGATATGTAGCCGAAAACTATCCCTGCCTGGAAGTGGAAACCCGCCTCGACCCCCTGCAGGGGCTGGCCGCCATCACCGCGGATCTCAGTCTGCTGCTCCTCGACCTGGAGATGCCGGGGATGGACGGCGGCAAGATTCTGGCTTACGCCACCGCTAAAGGCTTAAACAAAAACCGCATCATCATCCTGTCGGGACGTGATGCCGATTACCTGCACGAACGTTTTCCTATGGGCTGCTGCCTGGCGGTGCTCAACAAGCACGAAGTCCGGCAGAAAGCCGTGCTCGACATGATCTTCAGTTCGCTGCAGCAAAAGGGCCAGTCCTAG
- a CDS encoding 4Fe-4S dicluster domain-containing protein — MSHHTLKTGYANLSERLNRFPQGAPPSQLLYDILALLFSEKEADLVARLPIRPFSAEKAAKAWGVGLAEAETTLQRLADRALLVDMQVKGRMEYVLPPPMAGFFEFALMRLRDDIDQKLLSQLYEQYISVEEDFIKALFVNGDTQLGRVLVQEGALSPENALYVLDYERATEVIETATDIGIGLCYCRHKRSHLGTACEAEMDICMTFNTVAASLIRHGYARRVERGECQELLHKAWEQNLAQFGENVQQGMNFICNCCPCCCEAMLAAQRFGHMNPVHTSNFIVHVKDNCTGCGRCLPTCPVKIIRLETEQADGRGRKTAVIDEELCLGCGVCVRNCPRGALRLQPRAQRVITPVNSVHKVVLMAIERGTLPHLLFDNQVLWSHRALAAVLGVILKLPPVKQLLASEQVRSRYLASLCQRFPL; from the coding sequence ATGTCCCACCACACCCTCAAAACCGGCTATGCCAACCTGAGCGAACGGCTCAACCGCTTTCCCCAGGGGGCACCCCCCTCCCAGCTCCTGTACGACATCCTCGCCCTGCTGTTCAGTGAAAAAGAGGCCGACCTCGTCGCCCGCCTGCCCATTCGGCCCTTTTCCGCCGAAAAAGCGGCCAAGGCCTGGGGGGTCGGACTGGCCGAAGCCGAAACGACCCTGCAGCGCCTGGCCGATCGCGCCCTGCTCGTCGACATGCAGGTCAAGGGCCGCATGGAGTACGTGCTGCCGCCGCCCATGGCCGGCTTTTTCGAGTTCGCCCTCATGCGGCTGCGCGACGACATCGACCAGAAGCTCCTCTCCCAGCTCTACGAGCAATACATCAGCGTGGAAGAGGATTTCATCAAAGCCCTCTTCGTCAACGGCGACACCCAGCTCGGCCGCGTGCTGGTGCAGGAAGGCGCCCTCTCTCCCGAAAACGCCCTCTATGTGCTCGATTATGAACGGGCCACCGAGGTCATCGAGACCGCGACCGATATCGGCATCGGCCTGTGCTACTGCCGCCACAAGCGTTCCCATCTGGGCACCGCCTGCGAGGCCGAGATGGACATCTGCATGACCTTCAACACCGTGGCCGCCTCGCTCATCCGCCACGGCTACGCTCGCCGGGTGGAGCGTGGGGAGTGCCAGGAACTGCTGCACAAGGCCTGGGAGCAGAACCTGGCCCAGTTCGGCGAAAACGTACAGCAAGGGATGAATTTCATCTGCAACTGCTGCCCCTGCTGCTGCGAGGCCATGCTCGCCGCCCAGCGTTTCGGGCACATGAACCCGGTACACACCAGCAACTTCATCGTGCACGTCAAGGACAACTGCACCGGCTGCGGCCGCTGCCTGCCGACCTGCCCGGTCAAAATCATCCGCCTGGAAACGGAACAAGCCGACGGTCGGGGCCGCAAGACGGCGGTCATCGACGAAGAGCTCTGCCTCGGCTGCGGCGTCTGCGTGCGCAACTGCCCCCGCGGCGCCCTTCGTCTGCAGCCGCGCGCGCAGCGGGTCATCACCCCCGTCAACAGCGTCCACAAGGTGGTGCTCATGGCTATCGAGCGCGGCACCCTGCCCCATCTGCTCTTCGACAACCAGGTCCTGTGGAGCCACCGCGCCCTCGCCGCCGTCCTTGGCGTCATCCTCAAGCTGCCGCCGGTCAAGCAGCTGCTGGCCAGCGAGCAGGTGCGCTCTCGCTACCTGGCCTCTCTCTGCCAGCGGTTTCCCCTATGA